Proteins from a genomic interval of Nocardia sp. BMG51109:
- a CDS encoding CdaR family transcriptional regulator, protein MAAEMSNNPGLTYSGTPFSTPLKDVRALSRQMVGHFVETVAPCRTLPDDAIHGDVTSITRLCLELAVGMLEGADVPEKTRKLEDTAAQWAREGVPIDTIHHAIHEGFRFGLDLVVTSATNSYRHTRDGDDRMLVLRRGDYDNLVGAAKLVVDMLDTMTTAVSKAYVRELRSVVSEHHTAVHTLTSALLGGHPTSTMARECGIEIADRYHVLALAVPPHPEEANPMVDGAVVARRKLRRIQAALATGHADVTILSLLSVDGGTLLIPADGPSVDLDRLVAVLSQEAQVPVLTTVVTAATSDIPAAADQAHQLLDMVHRLRLVRGLYRFDDLALEYQLTRPGPGREHLCTLLDPLDAHPELLDTLQRHISNNLNRQRTAHALHIHTNTVDYRLKRIATLTGCDPTQAGGLWYLRSALVARSYRRHPDILGRDGAGPDRGDRLTGPAERVAVADAG, encoded by the coding sequence ATGGCTGCCGAGATGTCGAACAACCCGGGCCTCACCTACTCCGGGACACCGTTCTCCACGCCGCTGAAGGATGTGCGGGCGCTGTCCCGGCAGATGGTCGGGCATTTCGTGGAGACGGTGGCGCCGTGCCGGACGCTGCCCGACGACGCGATCCACGGTGACGTCACCTCGATCACCCGGCTGTGCCTGGAGCTGGCGGTCGGCATGCTCGAGGGCGCCGACGTCCCGGAGAAGACCCGCAAGCTCGAGGACACCGCCGCGCAGTGGGCGCGGGAGGGCGTGCCGATCGACACCATCCACCACGCCATCCACGAGGGCTTCCGGTTCGGGCTCGATCTCGTCGTCACCAGCGCCACCAACAGCTACCGGCACACCCGCGACGGCGACGACCGGATGCTGGTGCTGCGCCGCGGCGACTACGACAACCTCGTCGGCGCCGCCAAGCTCGTGGTCGACATGCTCGACACGATGACCACCGCGGTGTCGAAAGCCTATGTGCGGGAACTGCGCTCGGTGGTCAGCGAGCACCACACGGCGGTGCACACGCTCACCTCCGCGCTGCTGGGCGGCCACCCGACCTCCACCATGGCCCGGGAATGCGGCATCGAGATCGCCGACCGGTACCACGTGCTCGCCCTGGCCGTGCCCCCGCATCCCGAGGAGGCCAACCCCATGGTGGACGGGGCGGTGGTCGCGCGGCGCAAGCTGCGGCGCATCCAGGCCGCGCTCGCCACCGGTCACGCCGACGTCACCATCCTGTCGCTGCTCAGCGTGGACGGCGGCACCCTGCTCATCCCCGCCGACGGCCCGTCCGTCGATCTCGATCGCCTCGTCGCCGTGCTGTCGCAGGAGGCGCAGGTGCCCGTGCTCACGACCGTCGTCACCGCCGCCACCTCCGACATCCCCGCCGCGGCCGACCAGGCGCATCAGCTGCTGGACATGGTGCACCGGCTGCGGCTCGTCCGCGGGCTGTACCGATTCGACGATCTCGCGCTGGAATACCAGCTCACCCGGCCCGGCCCCGGCCGCGAGCACCTGTGCACGCTGCTCGACCCGCTCGACGCCCACCCCGAGCTGCTCGACACCCTGCAGCGGCACATCAGCAACAACCTCAACCGGCAGCGCACCGCGCACGCCCTGCACATCCACACCAATACCGTGGACTACCGGCTCAAGCGCATCGCCACCCTGACCGGCTGCGACCCCACCCAGGCCGGTGGGCTGTGGTACCTGCGCTCGGCGCTGGTGGCCCGCAGCTATCGGCGGCATCCGGACATCCTCGGACGGGACGGCGCGGGCCCGGACCGGGGCGACCGGCTGACCGGGCCGGCCGAGCGGGTCGCGGTCGCCGACGCGGGGTGA
- a CDS encoding TetR/AcrR family transcriptional regulator, which produces MPAKAVGQRRRPTQERAKATREHILDTAAELFGERGIANTSTNRIAAKAGVSIGTVYRYFSDRSVIVEELLGRLLENIEQRFTQRVFGVSEESILATVTGILEVISDELVANAELVRALVAGVQFYSSGIPEFEPRLRLLVKVMVIQMLGPGDDHEYDVMTFVLINTGFAAVLRVSALEVDPRERREAIEMTARMIAAWTEAERKAVAA; this is translated from the coding sequence ATGCCCGCGAAGGCCGTGGGTCAGCGCCGCCGCCCGACACAGGAACGCGCCAAGGCGACCAGGGAACACATCTTGGATACCGCCGCCGAGCTTTTCGGGGAGCGCGGCATCGCCAACACCTCGACCAACCGCATCGCGGCCAAGGCCGGCGTCAGCATCGGCACCGTCTACCGGTATTTCTCCGATCGGTCGGTCATCGTCGAGGAACTGCTCGGGCGGCTGCTGGAGAATATCGAGCAGCGCTTCACCCAGCGCGTATTCGGTGTCTCGGAGGAGTCCATCCTGGCCACGGTGACGGGCATCCTGGAGGTCATCTCCGACGAGCTGGTGGCCAATGCCGAGCTGGTGCGGGCGCTGGTGGCGGGCGTGCAGTTCTACAGCAGCGGCATCCCCGAATTCGAGCCGCGCCTGCGCCTGCTGGTCAAGGTCATGGTGATCCAGATGCTCGGTCCCGGCGACGATCACGAGTACGACGTGATGACCTTCGTGCTGATCAATACGGGTTTTGCTGCGGTACTGCGGGTTTCGGCGCTGGAGGTGGACCCGCGGGAGCGCCGGGAGGCCATCGAGATGACCGCGCGGATGATCGCGGCCTGGACCGAGGCCGAGCGTAAGGCCGTGGCGGCATGA
- a CDS encoding AarF/ABC1/UbiB kinase family protein yields the protein MGDRVPKGRLARGSRLGRLAAGQALRGVGTRLSMVGRPEQARRVLAERSTLQAAQQFVTVLGGLKGAAMKLGQMLSVLDVDLLPESRREMFRTKLAELRDHAPEVPFAEMRAVLEGDLGPPARVFADFDETPIAAASIGQVYRARLHDGREVAVKVKYPGVDAAVEADMRNLAMFSRLWKSVLPSAADGDVLDEIADNIGSELDYLREARTQRRVAERYRDHPYITVPDSVQEYCGHHVLVTEFVEGLSFQQIRELPAAERDRIGELVYRFYVTSLFSDYEFCGDPHPGNIMLAADGRVAFVDFGLYHTMDPVHVELERDCLRAAGEFRAEDLYDAWVGRGIIDPEADVSAQECLEYVWAAAGWHLLDEEITITPELATGAVVLAVDPRAARFRGMRRQRLPAEHVFSRRADLFTFAALGQLETTNNWHRIAREWLYRDPPATEIGRATARWRAGAAL from the coding sequence GTGGGTGATCGGGTGCCGAAAGGGCGCCTCGCGCGGGGGAGCAGGCTGGGCCGGCTGGCCGCGGGGCAGGCCCTGCGCGGCGTGGGCACCCGGCTGTCCATGGTCGGCCGGCCCGAACAGGCCCGGCGGGTGCTCGCCGAGCGGTCCACGCTGCAGGCCGCGCAGCAGTTCGTCACCGTGCTCGGCGGTTTGAAGGGCGCGGCGATGAAGCTCGGGCAGATGCTGTCGGTGCTGGACGTCGACCTGCTGCCGGAATCGCGTCGGGAGATGTTCCGTACCAAGCTCGCCGAGCTGCGCGACCACGCGCCGGAGGTCCCGTTCGCGGAGATGCGGGCGGTACTCGAGGGCGATCTCGGGCCGCCGGCGCGGGTCTTCGCCGACTTCGACGAGACCCCGATCGCCGCGGCCTCGATCGGCCAGGTCTACCGGGCCCGGCTGCACGACGGGCGCGAGGTCGCGGTCAAGGTGAAATATCCCGGCGTCGACGCGGCCGTCGAGGCGGATATGCGCAATCTGGCGATGTTCAGCCGGCTGTGGAAATCGGTGCTGCCGAGCGCGGCGGACGGCGACGTGCTCGACGAGATCGCCGACAACATCGGCAGCGAGCTCGACTATCTGCGGGAGGCCCGCACCCAGCGCCGCGTCGCCGAACGCTACCGCGATCATCCGTACATCACGGTCCCCGACAGCGTCCAGGAGTATTGCGGGCACCACGTGCTGGTGACGGAGTTCGTCGAGGGCCTGTCGTTTCAGCAGATCCGGGAGCTGCCGGCCGCCGAGCGCGACCGGATCGGCGAGCTGGTCTACCGCTTCTACGTGACGTCGTTGTTCTCCGACTACGAATTCTGCGGCGATCCGCATCCCGGCAACATCATGCTGGCCGCCGACGGGCGGGTGGCCTTCGTCGATTTCGGGCTCTACCACACCATGGATCCGGTGCACGTCGAACTCGAACGGGACTGCCTGCGGGCCGCCGGCGAATTCCGCGCCGAGGACTTGTACGACGCCTGGGTCGGGCGCGGCATCATCGATCCGGAGGCGGACGTGAGCGCCCAGGAATGCCTGGAATACGTCTGGGCCGCCGCGGGCTGGCATCTGCTCGACGAGGAGATCACCATCACCCCGGAGCTGGCCACCGGGGCGGTGGTGCTCGCCGTCGATCCCCGGGCCGCCCGGTTCCGCGGCATGCGGCGGCAGCGGCTGCCCGCCGAGCACGTCTTCTCCCGCCGCGCCGACCTGTTCACCTTCGCCGCGCTGGGCCAGCTGGAGACCACCAACAATTGGCACCGCATCGCCCGGGAGTGGCTCTACCGCGACCCGCCGGCGACCGAGATCGGCCGGGCCACGGCGCGCTGGCGGGCGGGTGCCGCGCTGTGA
- a CDS encoding GNAT family N-acetyltransferase → MIVRRIGDEDWRLARAARLDALAGSAPGTFSIGLEEAARWDEQQWRRWAGRRTLFVAEDGAEVFGCAGGLVENGSPVLVSVFVAAAARGTGISDRLIEAVADWARAEGHTELSLWVLDGNTPAENLYRRRGFVPTGERRPNAPDDLRIEYEMVRALSPAR, encoded by the coding sequence ATGATCGTGCGACGGATCGGCGACGAGGACTGGCGGCTGGCCCGCGCGGCGCGGCTCGACGCGCTGGCCGGTTCGGCACCGGGGACGTTCTCGATCGGCCTGGAGGAGGCGGCCCGCTGGGACGAGCAGCAGTGGCGGCGGTGGGCCGGTAGGCGCACGCTGTTCGTCGCCGAGGACGGCGCCGAGGTGTTCGGTTGTGCGGGCGGCCTGGTGGAGAACGGGTCACCGGTCCTGGTGTCGGTGTTCGTCGCCGCGGCCGCGCGCGGCACCGGAATCTCCGACCGGCTGATCGAGGCGGTCGCCGACTGGGCCCGCGCGGAGGGGCACACGGAGCTGAGCCTCTGGGTGCTCGACGGCAATACGCCCGCCGAAAACCTCTACCGGAGAAGGGGATTCGTCCCCACCGGGGAACGCAGGCCGAACGCCCCCGACGATCTCAGGATCGAGTACGAGATGGTCCGGGCGCTGTCACCGGCGCGCTGA
- a CDS encoding alpha/beta hydrolase: protein MERVEVGFPSGSEQCAAWLYRPDGPPKPRPLVIMAHGLGADREMGLDRYARRFTNTGMGVLVFDYRHFGASGGKPRQLVHIGRQREDWRAAIAYARTLRGFDATRIALWGTSFGGGHVLSIAHEDDYLAAVVAQCPFTSGWASARAKGVIGLIKTGTVALTDLLFGPILRKPVRVRLAGRKRSAALMAASDVPEGFGRLAEESEQYQPKVAARIGLKTLFDSPWRQTKGIKVPVMYAICEDDSIAPIGPTLKAAERTKHAVVKRYPIGHFDIYFDDWFEKAVYDQAEFLVSVLRP from the coding sequence ATGGAGCGTGTCGAGGTGGGGTTCCCGTCGGGAAGCGAGCAGTGTGCAGCGTGGCTCTATCGTCCGGACGGTCCGCCGAAGCCGCGGCCGCTGGTGATCATGGCGCACGGGCTGGGAGCCGACCGGGAGATGGGACTCGACCGGTACGCGCGGCGGTTCACGAATACCGGAATGGGCGTGCTGGTCTTCGATTACCGGCATTTCGGTGCCAGCGGCGGGAAGCCGCGGCAGCTGGTCCACATCGGCCGCCAGCGCGAGGACTGGCGGGCGGCGATCGCCTACGCCCGCACGCTGCGCGGCTTCGACGCCACCCGGATCGCCCTGTGGGGCACCTCGTTCGGCGGCGGGCACGTGCTGTCGATCGCGCACGAGGACGACTACCTCGCCGCGGTGGTCGCCCAGTGCCCGTTCACCAGCGGGTGGGCGTCCGCGCGGGCGAAGGGTGTGATCGGACTGATCAAGACCGGCACCGTGGCGCTCACCGACCTGCTGTTCGGGCCGATCCTGCGCAAGCCCGTCCGGGTGCGGCTGGCCGGGCGCAAACGGTCCGCGGCGCTGATGGCCGCCTCCGACGTGCCGGAGGGTTTCGGCCGGCTCGCCGAGGAGAGCGAGCAGTACCAGCCGAAGGTCGCCGCCCGCATCGGGCTCAAGACGCTGTTCGACTCCCCGTGGCGGCAGACCAAGGGGATCAAGGTGCCGGTGATGTACGCGATCTGCGAGGACGATTCGATCGCGCCGATCGGCCCGACACTCAAGGCCGCCGAACGCACCAAGCACGCCGTCGTGAAGCGTTATCCCATCGGTCATTTCGACATCTACTTCGACGACTGGTTCGAGAAGGCGGTCTACGACCAGGCCGAGTTCCTGGTGTCCGTGCTGCGGCCGTAG
- a CDS encoding phosphoribosylanthranilate isomerase yields the protein MITVRAKICGIRSESDLRAVLAAEADAAGFISGTTHFSEDVLTAEQARRLSRLVPASVQRVLVTHLTDAGAILRLADRIEVDCIQLHGLITLDTVRAVRAGADGRRVIRAVHVAGPEAIDAAVEAAPDCEGIVLDSRSADRLGGTGRTHDWSVSARIADKFAGTDFAVMLAGGLHPHNVGAAIDAVHPCWVDVNSGVDDRDGNKDPVACAEFVRAAHDAALPTAVPARPRTE from the coding sequence ATGATCACCGTCCGAGCGAAGATCTGCGGTATCCGGAGCGAATCCGATCTCCGGGCCGTGCTGGCGGCCGAGGCTGATGCGGCCGGATTCATCTCGGGCACAACGCATTTCAGCGAGGATGTGCTGACCGCCGAACAGGCGCGACGGTTGTCGCGGCTGGTTCCGGCGTCGGTGCAGCGGGTGCTGGTCACCCACCTCACCGACGCGGGCGCGATCCTGCGCCTGGCCGACCGCATCGAGGTGGACTGCATCCAGTTGCACGGCCTGATCACCCTCGACACCGTGCGCGCGGTGCGGGCCGGTGCCGACGGCCGCCGCGTGATACGCGCGGTGCACGTCGCCGGCCCGGAGGCGATCGATGCGGCGGTGGAGGCCGCCCCGGATTGCGAGGGGATCGTGCTGGATTCGCGGTCGGCCGATCGGCTCGGCGGCACCGGCCGCACCCACGACTGGTCGGTCAGCGCCCGCATCGCCGACAAGTTCGCCGGAACGGATTTCGCGGTGATGCTGGCCGGCGGGCTGCACCCGCACAACGTCGGGGCGGCGATCGACGCGGTGCATCCGTGCTGGGTCGACGTCAACTCCGGCGTCGACGATCGAGACGGCAACAAGGATCCGGTCGCCTGCGCCGAGTTCGTCAGGGCGGCACACGACGCCGCGCTGCCCACCGCTGTTCCAGCCCGACCGCGCACAGAATGA
- a CDS encoding DMT family transporter: MRPPLVPLALMVAVTCLWGASSALLAVLAAPTTAGLVALGGAVTLLVLARLCGERPWAALTARPALYARLGGLETANLALYVAALRIGPLPVVVALHLTAPVLIITAAVVRGRRAPTVPVLVEMLLVAAAIWLVTGRHPAGGGTSAAVTGCLLALGSAACVATLVSLIAREAGPHHTITSAGLQLLVAGIASSPLLLLDLPRARTAAELAAVGALLLGPGFALYWQALRWLDAATASIIGLNEAVVAALVGALCTGTRITTATAAAGVLILCAVGLEQRWAARRRVPP, translated from the coding sequence GTGCGCCCCCCGCTGGTCCCGCTCGCCCTGATGGTGGCGGTGACCTGTCTGTGGGGCGCATCCAGCGCGTTGCTCGCGGTGCTGGCCGCGCCGACGACCGCGGGCCTGGTGGCGCTCGGCGGCGCGGTGACGCTGCTGGTGCTGGCGCGGCTGTGCGGGGAGCGTCCGTGGGCGGCGCTGACCGCGCGGCCGGCGCTGTATGCCCGGCTCGGCGGGCTGGAGACGGCCAACCTCGCGCTGTACGTCGCCGCGCTGCGGATCGGCCCGCTGCCGGTCGTGGTCGCCCTGCACCTCACCGCGCCGGTGCTGATCATCACCGCGGCCGTGGTGCGCGGGCGGCGGGCGCCGACGGTTCCGGTACTCGTCGAAATGCTGCTGGTGGCGGCGGCGATCTGGCTGGTCACCGGCCGCCATCCGGCGGGCGGCGGGACGAGTGCCGCGGTGACGGGATGCCTGCTGGCGCTCGGCAGCGCCGCCTGCGTGGCGACCCTGGTCAGCCTGATCGCCCGGGAGGCGGGGCCGCATCACACCATCACCTCGGCCGGGTTGCAACTGCTGGTGGCCGGGATCGCGAGCAGTCCGCTGCTGCTGCTCGACCTGCCCCGGGCCCGGACGGCCGCCGAACTGGCCGCGGTCGGCGCCCTGCTGCTCGGGCCCGGCTTCGCCCTCTACTGGCAGGCGCTGCGCTGGCTGGACGCGGCGACGGCCAGCATCATCGGGCTCAACGAGGCGGTGGTGGCGGCCCTGGTCGGCGCGCTGTGCACCGGAACCCGGATCACCACGGCGACGGCGGCGGCGGGGGTGCTCATTCTGTGCGCGGTCGGGCTGGAACAGCGGTGGGCAGCGCGGCGTCGTGTGCCGCCCTGA
- a CDS encoding trans-acting enoyl reductase family protein — MKIAVYGATGFTGGFAVAELHRRGIDLALAGRDGARLRAVADGLGISTPDIRVAGLGDADALAAAFAGCAAVVNAAGPFDRWGEPVVRAALAAGCHYVDTSGEQRHIHRTFERFGPEAAAAGVTIVPAMTDDGGPGDLIAALTAARLPAVDELTVADLRLTGGISRGTARSMAGAADEPALDYRDGAWHPADDVPPRSLAVPGEPDAVRVTGFALPGVVTVPRHVRARRVRGAIRAEVADLLTAVTPEVVETIPATVDEENRAARWLMLAEAGAPDGTRARGWVTGTDCYRLTGVIAVEAARRLAAGDAPPGALAPAQAFDPADFLDFLTAEDVVWRLETLAV, encoded by the coding sequence ATGAAGATCGCCGTATACGGTGCCACCGGATTCACCGGAGGGTTCGCCGTCGCCGAATTGCACCGCCGTGGCATCGATCTCGCCCTCGCCGGCCGCGACGGTGCGCGGCTGCGCGCGGTGGCCGACGGCCTCGGGATTTCGACGCCGGATATCCGGGTCGCCGGACTCGGCGACGCCGACGCCCTGGCCGCGGCGTTCGCCGGATGCGCGGCGGTGGTCAACGCCGCCGGGCCGTTCGACCGCTGGGGTGAGCCGGTCGTGCGCGCCGCGCTCGCCGCCGGTTGCCACTACGTCGACACCTCGGGCGAACAGCGGCACATCCACCGGACCTTCGAGCGGTTCGGGCCGGAGGCGGCCGCCGCCGGCGTGACGATCGTCCCGGCCATGACCGACGACGGCGGACCGGGTGATCTGATCGCGGCGCTCACCGCCGCCCGGTTGCCCGCCGTCGACGAGCTGACCGTCGCCGATCTGCGCCTGACCGGCGGGATCTCCCGCGGCACCGCCCGGTCGATGGCGGGCGCGGCGGATGAGCCCGCCCTGGACTACCGGGACGGCGCGTGGCATCCGGCCGACGATGTCCCGCCCCGGTCCCTCGCCGTACCCGGCGAACCGGACGCGGTCCGGGTGACCGGGTTCGCCCTTCCCGGGGTCGTCACCGTCCCGCGCCACGTCCGCGCCCGGCGCGTCCGCGGGGCGATCCGGGCCGAGGTGGCCGACCTGCTCACCGCCGTCACGCCGGAAGTCGTCGAGACGATCCCGGCGACCGTCGACGAGGAGAACCGTGCGGCACGGTGGCTGATGCTGGCCGAGGCCGGCGCCCCCGACGGCACCCGGGCACGCGGCTGGGTGACCGGCACCGACTGCTACCGGCTCACCGGGGTCATCGCCGTCGAGGCCGCCCGCCGCCTCGCTGCCGGCGACGCTCCGCCCGGTGCACTCGCGCCGGCGCAGGCGTTCGATCCGGCGGATTTCCTCGACTTCCTCACCGCCGAAGACGTAGTCTGGCGGCTCGAAACCCTGGCGGTGTAA
- a CDS encoding AraC family transcriptional regulator, whose amino-acid sequence MDVLSDAVAAMRLGTPHSSRTERRAPWGMRFTPQDGAGFHVLLQGSCLLIPVRGEPIRLEVGDVAFLPRELGHAIADGPDTPLAQVDSRALLDGSALPEDGAAAPSGPVTVLLCGAYRLDQTRTHPLLAELPDVVHLPARLGRHPSLRNAIELLGRELDTDAPGSSGAVAALLELLLLYLLRAWHLDRDGATGWSAALRDPAVRAALQAVHRDPAAPWTVKSLGAQAGLSRSVFAHRFTSTVGVAPQAYLTWWRMTIAARLLRETDETLRVIAARSGYGSEYAFAKAFKREFGTAPGRFRAGAA is encoded by the coding sequence GTGGACGTTCTCAGTGACGCGGTCGCCGCGATGCGCCTCGGCACGCCCCACTCCTCTCGCACGGAGCGCCGTGCGCCGTGGGGCATGCGGTTCACGCCGCAGGACGGAGCCGGATTCCACGTGCTGTTGCAGGGCTCGTGCCTGCTGATTCCGGTGCGCGGCGAGCCGATTCGCCTCGAGGTCGGCGATGTGGCCTTCCTGCCACGGGAACTCGGCCACGCGATCGCCGACGGTCCGGATACGCCTCTGGCACAGGTGGATTCGCGCGCCCTGCTGGACGGATCCGCGCTGCCGGAGGACGGTGCCGCCGCGCCGTCCGGGCCGGTGACGGTGCTGCTGTGCGGCGCTTATCGTCTGGACCAGACCCGCACCCACCCGCTGCTGGCCGAACTCCCCGACGTCGTGCATCTGCCCGCTCGCCTGGGCAGGCATCCGTCGCTGCGGAACGCGATCGAGTTGCTGGGCCGGGAACTGGACACCGATGCGCCGGGCAGCTCCGGTGCCGTTGCCGCGCTACTGGAGTTGTTGCTGCTGTATCTGCTGCGTGCCTGGCATCTGGACCGGGACGGCGCGACGGGCTGGAGCGCCGCGCTGCGCGATCCGGCCGTCCGGGCGGCCCTGCAGGCCGTACATCGTGATCCCGCCGCGCCGTGGACCGTGAAATCGCTTGGCGCGCAGGCAGGTCTGTCGCGTTCGGTGTTCGCCCACCGCTTCACCTCGACCGTCGGTGTCGCGCCGCAGGCGTACCTCACCTGGTGGCGGATGACGATCGCGGCCCGGCTGCTGCGCGAGACCGACGAGACGCTGCGGGTGATCGCCGCCCGGTCCGGTTATGGCTCCGAATATGCCTTCGCCAAGGCGTTCAAGCGCGAGTTCGGCACGGCGCCCGGACGTTTCCGCGCCGGGGCGGCCTGA
- a CDS encoding CHAD domain-containing protein, with amino-acid sequence MSTTTTGRALRTALDSDIDRLFSAEPDVREDVPDSVHQMRVATRRLRSVLRSYRAMFRGKRVDDLRDDLRWLAGLLGVARDAEVRAERFEALAAEQSDKARAAGRRLAKSERARYAEAHRAVLAELDGERYARLRKRLSRLRSDPPLRRKVARKNAAKQFSAVLGDDFRRVRRLVRTEPEPEAPERVEHLHDIRKSAKRLRYCADAASAVLGGPAEELSSRAKKLQTVLGDHRDAVEAAETIRARAEASAARGSDTTGYERLRQAETDSARKALDQYPAAAAFVRNKYRN; translated from the coding sequence ATGAGCACCACAACAACCGGCCGCGCGCTGCGCACCGCTCTCGACAGCGATATCGACCGCCTGTTCTCCGCCGAACCCGATGTGCGCGAGGACGTTCCGGATTCGGTCCACCAGATGCGGGTGGCCACCCGCCGGCTGCGCAGCGTGCTGCGCTCCTACCGCGCGATGTTCCGCGGCAAGCGGGTCGACGACCTGCGCGACGACCTGCGCTGGCTGGCCGGCCTGCTCGGCGTCGCCCGCGACGCCGAGGTGCGGGCCGAGCGGTTCGAGGCGCTGGCGGCGGAGCAGTCCGACAAGGCACGCGCCGCCGGGCGCCGGCTCGCGAAGTCGGAGCGGGCTCGCTACGCCGAGGCGCACCGGGCGGTGCTGGCCGAACTCGACGGCGAGCGCTACGCCCGCCTGCGCAAGCGGCTGTCGCGGCTGCGCAGCGATCCCCCGCTACGCCGCAAGGTGGCCCGCAAGAATGCCGCGAAGCAGTTCTCCGCGGTGCTGGGCGACGACTTCCGCCGGGTGCGCCGCCTGGTTCGCACCGAACCCGAGCCGGAGGCTCCGGAGCGGGTCGAGCATCTGCACGATATTCGCAAGTCGGCCAAGCGGTTACGCTATTGCGCCGATGCCGCGTCCGCGGTACTCGGCGGGCCCGCCGAGGAGCTGTCCAGTCGCGCCAAGAAGCTGCAGACGGTGCTCGGCGATCATCGCGATGCGGTCGAGGCCGCCGAGACCATCCGGGCCCGCGCCGAAGCCTCCGCCGCCCGCGGCTCCGACACCACGGGCTACGAGCGGCTCCGCCAGGCGGAAACCGATTCGGCCCGTAAGGCCCTCGACCAATACCCCGCGGCCGCGGCGTTCGTCCGCAACAAGTACCGCAATTGA
- the pip gene encoding prolyl aminopeptidase produces MRTLYPPLEPYRDGMLDAGDGQRIYWEECGNPDGKPVVFLHGGPGGGSAPFHRQFFDPKAYRIVLFDQRGCGRSVPHVADGASLETNTTWHLVADIEKLREQLGIERWQVFGGSWGSTLALAYAQTHPERVTELVLRGIFLLRRKEIDWYYNGSAGYVYPDEWEKFLAPVPESERRGDLVNAYHRLLHSPDPDVATAAAVAWSRWEGATSSLLPQPDRVAESAEPRFALAFARIENHYFVHGGFLDDGRLLRDIDRIAHLPAVIVQGRHDIVCPPVSAWDLHRVWPNSTLHLVADAGHAAGEPGITHHLVEATDKFRST; encoded by the coding sequence ATGCGCACGCTGTACCCGCCCCTGGAGCCCTACCGCGACGGCATGCTCGACGCCGGCGACGGTCAGCGGATCTACTGGGAGGAGTGCGGTAATCCCGACGGTAAGCCGGTGGTGTTCCTGCACGGCGGCCCCGGCGGCGGCAGCGCGCCGTTCCATCGCCAGTTCTTCGACCCGAAGGCGTACCGCATCGTCCTGTTCGATCAGCGCGGCTGCGGGCGCTCGGTGCCACATGTCGCCGACGGCGCGAGCCTGGAGACCAACACCACCTGGCATCTGGTCGCCGATATCGAGAAGCTGCGCGAGCAGCTGGGCATCGAGCGCTGGCAGGTGTTCGGCGGCTCGTGGGGGTCGACACTGGCGCTGGCCTACGCGCAGACCCATCCCGAGCGCGTCACCGAGCTGGTGCTGCGCGGCATCTTCCTGTTGCGGCGCAAGGAGATCGACTGGTACTACAACGGCTCCGCCGGTTACGTCTATCCTGACGAGTGGGAGAAGTTCCTGGCGCCGGTGCCGGAATCCGAGCGCCGGGGAGATCTCGTGAACGCCTACCATCGGCTGCTGCACTCCCCCGACCCCGACGTCGCCACCGCGGCCGCGGTCGCCTGGTCGCGCTGGGAAGGGGCGACGAGTTCGCTGCTGCCGCAACCCGATCGAGTCGCCGAATCCGCCGAGCCGCGGTTCGCGCTGGCCTTCGCGCGCATCGAGAACCACTATTTCGTGCACGGTGGTTTTCTCGACGACGGCCGGCTGCTGCGCGATATCGATCGCATCGCCCATCTTCCCGCGGTGATCGTGCAGGGTCGACACGACATCGTGTGCCCGCCGGTCAGCGCGTGGGATCTGCATCGGGTGTGGCCGAATTCGACGCTGCACCTGGTCGCCGACGCCGGTCACGCCGCCGGCGAGCCCGGCATCACCCACCATCTGGTGGAGGCCACCGACAAGTTCCGGAGTACCTGA